In Chloroflexota bacterium, the genomic window TCACGGTTCCGCCGTCGCGCACCGCGGCGATGCAGGCTTCGGCCGCCGGAATCGCGCCCGATGCCTCGAAACTAATGTCAAATCCGACTCCGGCGGTGGCCGAGCCGACCAGCCCGTCCAGGTCATCGTTGACCGGATCGAACACCAGGTCGGCCCCCAGGCGTTTGGCCAGCTGCCGACGCGCCGCCACCGGCTCGGAGCAGGCGACCAGGCTGGTCCCTAATCGCTTGGCCAGCGCGACTAGCATCAGCCCGATGGTGCCCCCGCCGGTGACCAGGGCGGTGTCGCCGGGGCTGATCCGGGCACGTTCGACCGCCCGCATCGCGCAGCCGAGCGGCTCGGAGAGCGAAGCCAGTTCGGTCGAGACCGCATCGGGGATCCGGTAGGCCTGCTTCTCATTGACCACCAGATAGTCGGCCCAGGACCCGCCGTGGGCGAACCGGATCTTGTTGCGGCACATGTTTCCGTTGCCGCGCTCGCACATCACGCAGACCCCGCAGTAGATCTGCGGTTGCACGGTCACCCGTTCGCCGACCCGCCGCGTCGTTACCGCGTCGCCGACGGCGGCGATCGTGCCCGCCAGCTCGTGCCCGATCAGGGCCGGATAGTTTTGCAGGGTCACCATCGGCCCCATCTGCCAGCCGTCGTAAATGTGCAGGTCGGTCCCGCAAACGCCGGTGTGGGCGACGGCGATTTTCACGTCCAACGGACCGAGCTCGGGCACCCCGATCCGGTCCAGCCGCAGATCGCCGGGCGCGTGAATCCGGACACCCTTCATCGTCTCACCCATTTGCGACCTCAAGACTGCCTTCGATTTGATACTTAGCAGATCCCGTGTTATATATCTGTTATATAATCCGATAGATCATCGCGATTCTATTTCGGCACCCTCGAATTGCACCCTCGAATTGAGGAAGTGGGACGTGGCCAAGAAGGACAAGCAGCCTGGCAACGCCGCCCTCGACAGCGCCGTCGCCAGCATCAACAAACGATTCGGACAGGGCGCCATCATGCGCCTTTCGGAAGGCCAGAACCAGGAAGTCGAATCGATATCGACCGGTTCGCTCTCGCTAGACCTGGCGCTCGGCGTCGGCGGCATCCCGCGCGGCCGCATAGTTGAGATATTCGGTCCCGAATCATCGGGCAAGACGACGCTGGCCCAGCACGTGATCGCCGAGGCCCAGCGGGCCGGCGGCTACGCGGCGGTCATCGACGCCGAGCATGCCTTCGACCCGACCTACGCGGTTCGCTGCGGGGTGCTGGCCGACGAATTGTTCATCTCCCAGCCCGGCAGCGGCGAGGAAGCCCTTGAGATCGCCGACGAACTGCTGCGCTCGAATGCCTTCGACATCATCGTGATCGACTCGGTCGCGGCCCTGACCCCGCGGGCCGAACTCGAGGGCAACATGGGCGATGCCCACGTGGGGCTGCAGGCGCGGCTGATGTCGCAGGCGCTGCGCAAGATGACCGCCACCGTTTCCCGCACCAACACTGCGGTGGTGTTCATCAACCAGCTGCGCGAACGGGTCGGGGTAATGTTCGGCAGCCCCGAGACCACCCCCGGCGGGCGGGCCCTGAAGTTCTACTCCTCGGTGCGAATCGACATTCGCCGGATCGGGGCGCTCAAGAACGGCACCACCGTGGTCGGCAACCGTACCCGGGTCCGGGTCGTCAAGAACAAGGTGGCCGCCCCGTTCCGGACATGCGAGTTCGACATCCTCTACAACGAAGGCATCTCGCGCGAGACCGGCCTGATTGACCTAGGTTTGGAGCACGGCCTG contains:
- a CDS encoding alcohol dehydrogenase catalytic domain-containing protein: MGETMKGVRIHAPGDLRLDRIGVPELGPLDVKIAVAHTGVCGTDLHIYDGWQMGPMVTLQNYPALIGHELAGTIAAVGDAVTTRRVGERVTVQPQIYCGVCVMCERGNGNMCRNKIRFAHGGSWADYLVVNEKQAYRIPDAVSTELASLSEPLGCAMRAVERARISPGDTALVTGGGTIGLMLVALAKRLGTSLVACSEPVAARRQLAKRLGADLVFDPVNDDLDGLVGSATAGVGFDISFEASGAIPAAEACIAAVRDGGTVIQMAISHPDEHLQIRPLDVCLREIEIRGTVLMQSNMESVLRLMPQLGLEPMITHVLPLAAATEAILMCKRGEATKVLFDPAL
- the recA gene encoding recombinase RecA, whose amino-acid sequence is MAKKDKQPGNAALDSAVASINKRFGQGAIMRLSEGQNQEVESISTGSLSLDLALGVGGIPRGRIVEIFGPESSGKTTLAQHVIAEAQRAGGYAAVIDAEHAFDPTYAVRCGVLADELFISQPGSGEEALEIADELLRSNAFDIIVIDSVAALTPRAELEGNMGDAHVGLQARLMSQALRKMTATVSRTNTAVVFINQLRERVGVMFGSPETTPGGRALKFYSSVRIDIRRIGALKNGTTVVGNRTRVRVVKNKVAAPFRTCEFDILYNEGISRETGLIDLGLEHGLITKAGAYLSYGDVRLGLGRERSRQTLKENGEIAVELETAIRQAASEDLAS